The Bacteroidota bacterium DNA window TGGTTGATCTCTATGGTTTGGAATTGTGCCAGGAAACAACGTTGGTTGTGGCGCTACTTCAGTTCCGATACCGGCCAATGATAATCCTTGCATTTCTGCATAAGCCTGGCATACATCATTAACAAACCTTTTGTTGATGTGCATGATAGAAGCAATTTCATTTTGTGACTTATAGCCTTTAAAATGAAGCTCTATAATTTTTTCCTTTTGTTCTTTAGTTAGTGCCATTGCAGTTACATTTACATTCCAAATAGTTGGGGTTTGGAACAATGAGTGTTTTAACAATTCTTAACATCATGGTAGTATCTGATGTCTGTTCATCAAATGTTACGGGTAAAAATTGGTCATCTAAAAAAGGCAAGTCGCAGCCTGATGAAATACAACAGTCTTCGTCAGAATCCTTTAGCTTATCAGTATCGCCAATAACAACAGGTGTAGGTGTAAGCAATACCGCATTAATTCGCAGTACATGCTTAAGCGGTATTTTATCATTTTTGGTAACGACCAAAGTTTCACGCCTTACGCCAATAAATTCACGGGTATTACTATTACAACCACACATGTTATTTTCTGTATTTAAAAACTACTTGAACTTTTATTGGGTTAGCAGCCACGGCTACGGTTGGTGTTAGGTACACTTTGCTTTTCTTTGTGCCTGGAACAACAAATTCAATAGGCAAAAACCTATTGTCTAATGGTGTTTGTTCTGTTGTTGCTAAAAATTTCTTGCTAACACTGTCAATAGTTGATGTGCCTAATTCGGCTTCCAGCTTAAAATTCCAATGCTTATCGTCTTGATTGGCTGTTTCTACCAAGCCCATAGCAAATACACGTAAGCCGTCTTCCGATTCGTGTTCAAAATCAAAAGAAATTGCTACTCCTGAAGGAGCATTAGCAGGGATTGTAAAATCCATTGCTTTCATTAATGGTAATGTTGCCATCTGTTAATTGATTAAAGGTTTAACAAAAAGGGCTGCACATAGCAGCCCTTTAAAGTTCTATGTTATTTGTTTACGGATTAATTAGTTATTAGTTATTCTCAATAACCAAAGTGTAACCGATGTAGGTAAACTCTGTAGCATAAGCCACAGCATTAGCACCGGCAGCGGTATTAGGAAGCGTAACGCCATTTGGCAAGTAAAGAATAGGTTTTAAAGCCTTTCCTTTTTTTACCAATATTAAGCCGTTAGGAACCGGTATTGAATCAGCTGCACTGGCTTCGATGCTGTCTTTACGGTTATTGGACTGGAAGTAGTTTTTATAACCAAAACTGAATTGACGGTTTTCGTTAATTTTTAACTCGTATTCAGCACTAGTAACTTCACTTGGTGTTACTAAAGTTTGGGCAGCTCCTGGAGCTTGTAACAAATTGGTATATTCTGCTACTTTTAATTTTGTAGTGCTACGTAAATCAGTTACACCTGGTGTAGTGTTTGGCATTGGGATTACTGCAACTCTTGAACGAGTGGCAACCATGACAAAATCATCCGCTAACTTCATACCTTTTTCAAGGTTGGTTACACCGTATTCTTTCTCTACGTTAACATCATACGCTCCGACACCAGTATCGGCACCTGTATTGGCCAAATATGCTCTATGATACTTTTCATCATATATAGCGTTTAATTGGCCTGATTTTGCCGCAGCTCTTTGTTCTGAAGTTAAAATTCCACTTCCACCGGCTGCTAAACTTTTGTTGTCGGCTGCTATAATTCTAGCTAATACTTCCGACCCTGATAAAATTGCTGTGTTCATTTTTATTTATTGATTAAATTTTTGACTTTTTGAATTGGGTTTTTATAAAGCTTCTACCAAAAAAAATTAAGCTACTTTTACATTATCGGAGTAACCGGCTACGGTTACACGCTCATTTTCCAGTTGTCCATAAGAACCATAATCACCTACTCCAACGGTTTCGTATGTTTGTTCGATTGCAGCGCCTAAATCAGCGTTATGGTCGTAAACATCCATACCGTTCATATTCCATGCTATTGGTTCAGGTTCGCCCATATCGCCCAGGTTAGGGAAAATGTTACGCAATACTTTTTGCGCTCCCTCTGGCAACTGAAATGCTGCCAAGCCACTGGTTCCAATTACAGGCACTTGTGAGAAAAGAGAATTGGCCAATTTGTTAATGCCATATACAGCGCTACCGATTGACAAATTTTTAACGTGTTCGTTTTGTACTTTCACAAAAGTGATGGCACTGATTAAAATAAGTGCAAGGCTGGCCATTGCTCCTTTTAACCCGGTTGTCCAATCTTTTGGAGCTACTCTTGTGAATACTTGATGTCCGGCTACAAAGCCGGTTGTTGCTTCTAAGGCTAAAAGCCCTACTTTTTTAAGGGAGGCAGCATTGATGCCGCTCATCATCCCTTTTGTGTTTGCTACTGCTGTTGTCATGATGTTTGATTTATTGATTTTTAAATTTCGAATTTTGCTATTGTTTTGCCTTTTGATGGCTTGTTTAGGCCCTGTAAATTGGCTGGCTTTTGCGGCTTATTGCCGGAGCTTGCAATTGCCAATCCACCTAAAACTAATACAGCTACAGCTGCAACCACTATCATTGTGGTGTTGTTCTCTTTGGAGTAGCTTACCGTTGGAACTGGCGTTGCTGGGTTATTATTTGGCGCTGGTGTAACTGTACCCGGTGGGTAAGTTGTTCCAGGGCCAACTTGTGGCGTGTTGTTAGATGGTGGTAAAAATGGTGCAGTTATTTTTTTTACATCATCAACTCCATCGCTTACCTTTTTAACCGTGTCGGTTACTTTAGTAATGGCATCGGTTACTTTTACAATTATTGGTGTAGCAGTGGCTAGTAATGTAGCAGCTGTAATAGCTTCACCCAAACTACCCATAGACATAACCGCTGATTTTGTAATACTTGGAATTGCCTGTTTTACTGTTGTTGGCCCAGCATTTACAGCCGGTTTCATTTGGGTTTGTTTTGTTCCGGTAGGTTCTTCGCCAACGATTTTTTTAACCGTTACTTTAGCACCTCCGGCAGGATTAACAACTGTCTTAACAATAACTTCTTTCATTACCCACGCTGGCATTAACTCCAGTTTTGGCGTTGGGTTGTGGTCTTTGTTATATTGGGTTGCATCTGCATTGTACTTGTTAACCCTTGCAGCTGCATTTTCTTGGCTTACCACTTTTAATAAAGCTTCTGTTGGTTTAACCGGTGGCGGTGGTGGTGCAGATATGGTTTCAACTGCTGGCGAAGCCGGTGCATCAGTGGTGGTTACTTTATTTCTGCCACTACCGGTGTTGATGGATGCAAGCAGGTCGCCCCAATCGCCACCAACAAAAGTACCTGTCCAAACATCTTTAATTTTATTGTCTTCGCCACGGTCACGCATTCCCTGCATGTCAGATGCCCAACCACGGAAATTAATGGCTACAAGGCCACGAAAAGCACTACGGGCTGCAATCATTATGGGGTTATACTTTTGCAGCATGCCTACTGTCCATACAGCTGCATTTTTCAAGCCTTCGCCAATAGCACGGCCAGCATCGCCAATTACGCTGATGCTTTTATCAACAGCATCAACGGTGAAACCGTAAGCATTTTTGGCTATATCACCAACGCTTTTAGCCAAATCACCAGCTGTATCACCTAACCAATCGGTAAAATCAGAACCAAACCAACCTAAACTTCCTAACCTAACACTGTTGTTAGTAGGCCAGCTTTGAGTAATATCAACGTAACCGGAAATGCCACTTAAAGCCGCATTTCTCGCACGTACATTCATAGCTTGTGTATTTTCAATTTTACCTTTGTACTTAGCTAAAACCGCTTTAAACGATACAGGATTATTCCAACCGGCAAGCAATTCTTTTATAAAGTTTTTATACGTTTCTACATTGTAAATGCTGGCAATAGTTTCAGGTTGCGTTTCTGCTACCTTTAAGTTTTCAACTAGCATTAAACGTATTGGCTCAATAACCACCCTGGTCATTGCGTTTAATTCAGCTGCGTTATACGGGCGTATTTGCTTTTTAGGCTTACCTCCGGTTTGTGGGCTTAATTTAACAGGTGGGCTGTCAACCTTGCGAACTGGTGGAGCGCAGTTTGTGCAAGGTTGGTTTATGACAGCCGATTTTGTTACTATGGGAGGAACAAATGTTGTGGATGGTTGGTTTGATACTGGTTGTGTATCAACTTTAGTTAAATAGTTTGAGGGAACAAATACGGTTCCTATAGGTTTTTTTACCAATATACCTGAAACTACTTTTCCCTTGTCAGTTGTGCTTTCAATACGGCCCGTTATAATTTCACCGTTCTTTACAACAGCTTTACCAGTGGTTTTATCGCCTAAATCAAGCCCGGTATATTTGTATGTTAACACAGGTTGAATTGTTGTAACCGGTTGGTTAACCGGTTTAGCTACTGGTGTAACCACTACAGCCGATTTTGTAACCGCTGGCATAACCACCGCTGTAGTTGTTTTAGCCGGTACTATCATTGGAAGTACAGGAGCTTGACCAACTAACTTTTTAGCAGCATTGGTAATAACATTATTTAACACCGTTTGAGCTGGCATTACTGGTTGGCCTTTTTGTATCTGTACACTAACATTGTTAACAGCTGCCAATACTTCGCCTAATAATCCATCAAGTGGAATATGCATACTATTGTTTGCGGTTAAAGGCTCAATGCCATTTAAATATATTGTATTTCCGGCCATGTTATGGAATTTGTTTAATTAATTGATTGGTTAGACTAAAAGGCTCTGTATTGTATTGGTGTAAACAGGCATCAATAACCAGGTAGCCTTTACGGTCTGATTTAGATGGTACGATTACGTAAATATGGCAAAGGGCTTTATCAGGGCGGTTACTTACCAGTTTGATAGCACAAGGAATGCCCATATTTTTAAGGATGGAAACGACAAACTTGCTAAAGCAATCGCAGTCTATACCCTCTTTTCTTTTGTCCCAGCTCGAAGCCGGAGAGTTCAATATTTCATCACGCAAAGCCAATGGCTTCATGTGGTCATCATAATTGTATTGTATATGGTCATGTAAGAACCTATACACATTGTAAACGCTTTGTTCAACTGTTGGAGCTTTCCAGCGTTCGGCAATTTTTTTTGTTTGATATAATTCGCCTGGTACCTGTGAAACTATTATATCAGCTGTTTTGGTTGGCTCTGTACCTATTGCTACCATTTGACTGGTACCTGATGGCTTTGGGAAATACTGGTCAAACTCTTTACCGTCTTTAATTTGGCGGTGGTGTGCAGAAAGGCTGTCAATACCTAAATCGCCAACCTTGCCCAAAATTGTCTGAAGCAACGCCTTTAATGGCGCAAACATGCTTTTTGCATTAATCAGGAACTCTTGTTGAGGTATTTCAATCCCGGCAGCTTCAAAACGTACTATAGCTTTTAAATTGCTATCAAGCGCACCGGTAAATAATTGGTAAACGGTATAGGCGGTTAAGTAACTTGCTGTTAACGGTACACTGTTTATATTGGTTATTGTGTTTTTTAAGATGGTTACACTGGTAACCGGCTTAACCATGTAAAACATATCATTCCAAACCGGACTTGTAACCGAAGCTGAATTGTATTGCAGTGTTACATAAATATTGCCAATTCTTATATCAAAGGTGCTTTGATTTATAATTTGAACAGGAAAGTTTACATTGATACCATTTTGTAAATTGAAGTCATTGGGAATACCTGGAACGACTTTGAATTTACCTAGTAAATTTTGTGCTTTGGAGGCTGTGGAAGCTAAAAGAAAGGCAGCTGTGGCAATGCCTCCTATAATTAAATAATTTCTTCCTGAATTTTGGCTCATTTGCTAAACTTTTAAACTGTAACCGCTGTGGTTACTTTCGTTTAGCAAAGTTTAATCAAGTGATAGATGGTTGGTACTGGTACCGATTAGAATGATATCAAATGATATAATTTGATATATAATGATATCATTTGATAAGGCTAATTTTTAGCATTTAGGGCAGAAATTGCATCATTTATACTTATACCGGTAGCTTTACAATAGGCCGATAATGATAAATATTGCCCTTTTTCTATCTTAAGTTGGGTTTTTAACCGGCTTAATTCACGTTGTGAGGCAGGGTAACTTTTGCCTGTTATTTTAGCTATATCCTTTATGTAAACAACTGCTTTGGTACTCATTTTTTTGCAAGTTTTGTTGTATAATCGTTCAATATAACCACCTGGTTATTTTCAATTTTTAAGTGAATCCAAAATTTAATCATAGTAAGCTCTTCACCGACATTACTGCAAAACATAGTAAGTCCGACAGTTTCCAATAAAATATAATCATCTAAAATATTTTTAAAATTAAAACGGACTTTATAATAACCGGCTTCATGAAACAATACACTAACATTGGTTAAAATATCTTGCCCGGTTATTGGATTAAAATCATACTGGTTAAATTGAATAGCGTGTATTTGAGCCGTTTTTTCGTTAAGCCAATCTGTTAATATTTGAGGGTATTCAATAACTGTTTTCATATAGAATTAGCTTTTAAAATAGGCCACTAATAAAGCAATGCAAGCTATTGCTATGCCTAGCAATAATTGATTTATAAAGTATGGCCTTTTGCGTTTTAGCATGGTGTTATTTTGTGTAACCGGTTAATTCTTTAATATCGTTTGCTGTCATGGCTAACTTAGCTGCTTGCTTACCTTTACATTCAGGGTCAGACTTTAAAGCCTCCATTGTTTGATAGAAATCAATCAATATTTTTTCTATTCCGTAATTTTTTTCAGGTTCTTGCATGGTGTAAATTTAGTTGTTGATTATTATAATTTTATCCGATTTTATTAACACCGGTTACTATAGCGGTTATTTATTCTTAGTAACCGGTGGTAAGAAAAACTTCCTAAATTTTACCATCGCTCTTTTATCAATAGTAAATGTAGTTTGACCCATTGGTATAACTCTAACAAACTCCGGAGCATAGAACCTAGTATAGCCCGTTGTTGTTTTTGTAATTTTATCCTTCATTGAGTAAACAGCTTCCGTGAATATTTCAGAATCGGTGCTACCATAAAGCAGATAGACATTTGCATCATCTATTTTATGAGGTAATTCAAAGGCAAACATTTTTTCTTTTTTTTCAAATTGACATTCTATAGAACCAACATATTTTACAGGATATAAAAATTGGTCAGTTCTAATTGTACCATTCTCTTTTCCGTTACCAATTTGATTTACAAACTCACCAACTTTTAACCCAAAAAAATCATCATTTCCAAAAAGTAAATTTTTTCCGGATAAACCAAGATGCTTATCAACTATTATAATTCTTTCTTTCATATATTTTTGTTAGTATCTAAATGGTGTCCAGTGATGGCAATTGAGGCTTTTAATTATTTTGAATGGTACTTTTAAATTGCCTTGTTTTTTTCTATGTTCTTTTATCCAGTAATAAATAAAAGCTGAAAGTGAAACAAAGCCATCATTAATACAAAACTCCGTAATTTTTTCGGGTGTGAGTTTTTTACCATCAACACATATTTTTATGGCGTTTCCTGTATCATGAAACACACATATTTTTATCCATACTTTTTGCGTTCCATCTAGTTTTTTTTTGTTGGTAATAAGCTTACAATCGGGTGTTTTCAATCCTCTATACATATGTAACCTTTCACCATCCTTAGGCTTACGCTTGTGCTTGCGTAAGGTGTGTATTTTGGTTCCCCTTAGTATTGGGTTTTCAAATTGTTTGTTAAATCCTAGTAGCATAGTTTATTCATTAATTTCTATTTTATTATTTACTGGTTACCATAACCGGTTACGTTTTTGTTTTTTTTTGTTAATTTCTAAAAGGTCACCAACTGCCTTTTCTGTTGTGGGTTCAAGCATTACTTTTAAATCATTTCTTATATAAAAAATTGTGTATAGCTCCACAGGAGTTAGCTTGAAATTAAAACCGTTATAACATGGCCTTGCGCTTAACATTACCGCTCTATTGTGCAAATTGAAAACCACAGCTTGCAAAGCTTTATCCTGGTTGGTTGGTTCTTCAAAATTTATTTCTTCAAAAAAGGTATTGAAAGCACTTTGTAGAATTAACAAATCTGATAGAGAAAGCCTTTTTTTTGTTGGTTTCTTATGGTGCTTTTTCATATTTTTGATTTTATATTAATCATGGCAACCGCCACTTTCACAACTTTTTAAACCTTGATTTATCATTTCAGGAATCCAATATTTAGAATTGGCAATGATTTCAGCGTAAGTAATACGACTATCCAACCAAGTACCTTTACCTAATGTTTCCTTTAAAGAAAACCAGTTCATCTTTGCAGGAGCAACTTGGCTCATAATGCTTAGCGTTTCGGGCTTCTTATGAAAACAGCCAATACAATTACTAATTGGTGGAAAATATATTTGATGGCTATTTTGGTTAAATAAATTAGGTGTTAAATATCCATTGTTAGCCCAATAGTCTTTGACTATTTTTTCTGTAATTCCATTTTTTACTAATGGAAATTGACAAAATCTCCAATTAAAATCACTATGTTTTTGTTGTCTTTTACCTTGTAAACTGCATGAAGTTGCTATTTTAAAATTACTTGGGTCTGAATTATTAAAAAAGCGTTCCATTCTATCAAACTCATCAAATCTAAAACCTATACGCATATTTACTTTTTCGCCTACGTTGTTAAACCACCACTTAAATATTGGAACTAACTTCATTTCATCAGTGCAATACCTCCTTGCCCAACTTGGCAAGCGATTAGGAGTGCCGCCATGAGTATTACTACTGGTTAGTATATTATCAAAGCTCTTACCTCTTACCCAAATTATTTCACGGCCTAAGAGTTGCTCCAAATCCATCATTGCTAAAAGTGTTTCGTCTAATTCGGCAGTGGCTATAAAATCGCCATATTCGGGTATATACTTAGCAAGCTTTTTGTTTGCATAATCTATTAGAGCCTTGTCCGTTGGCGCACATGTTTTATCGTCAATACATACTACACTAAATACTTCGTAGTCGGCTGGATAATGAACTGCTATGTAAGCGCTAGTTTTTCCACCACTTATACTGTTTACTGTTTTCACTTTGCTCATAGCTTACTTTAAAAGTTGTTTAAAATTGAATCAATAACCATATTTCGCCTAAGCTCCGGCATGTCTTTTAATTGGGCAATGGTGCGGTCAATTAATTTTTTGTTGTTCCATCGCTCCCGGTAATCAGCACCATAAAATTTATAATCGTGCAGCTTGGTAGGTACTGGATAATTTATGTACATCATACATTCTTTTCTGCCAGCTCTTGTTTGGTCGTTAAATGGATGCTTAGTAAAACCGTTGTTTAAAAGTATGTTATCGTACAGCTCACATTCATAGTGAGTAATCATGGTGTAAACCGGTAACTTTCTAACTTTATTAAGTAGCCTTTCGTGTTGCTCCAAAGTTTTAAATTCGTGCGGGTATAGGTCAATAGTGCTTTGCCTGGTTTCTTCTAAATAGGGAGGGTCTAAAAACAAAAATGTTTTACCAAATTCAACCGGGTTTATCCAATGTAAATTTTCAAGAAAGTTGCCATTAACCAGGTGCATTTTTGTTTCTTGTTTATTCCACTTATCAATAACGGTTTTATCCATATCTATACCAACCATTCGTTTAGCCGGTTTGATGTGTTTAGATAAAGCGCAATGCCCTAAAAAACCGCTTACAATAGTTTCAACCGGTGGTACATGGTTTATAAGAAATTGAAATACACCGGAGGCAAAAATGCCTCCGGTGTAAGTATCATTGATACTTGGCTCTTTGGCTTGTTTTGGTATCTCCTTTTTGGGCGTTGTTGCAGTGGGTTGTTTCATTGCATTGATACGCTCTATTTGTGCATCAATTTTACTTTCATTTTTAACCGGCTGCGCTATACCTGGCAGCATGTCCATTTTAGGCGTTGTTACCGGAGTCTTTACAATTTTGGTTTGTGGTATGTTATCAGCCAATATTTCATTTAAGATTCTTAATACATCACCTGGCTTTAATTCAAAATCTCCTTTATTGGGTGTATTTTTTTTACTTGCCCAAGAGCTAACGTTAGTGAAATATTTCACTTTTAACCCTTTTAACTCAACAA harbors:
- a CDS encoding ASCH domain-containing protein, translated to MLLGFNKQFENPILRGTKIHTLRKHKRKPKDGERLHMYRGLKTPDCKLITNKKKLDGTQKVWIKICVFHDTGNAIKICVDGKKLTPEKITEFCINDGFVSLSAFIYYWIKEHRKKQGNLKVPFKIIKSLNCHHWTPFRY